A portion of the Ignatzschineria indica genome contains these proteins:
- a CDS encoding tyrosine-protein phosphatase — translation MKTHSKRQVRCHQWLTLLLLQTALSIPLSLQAAENSTTPREEIMQKQDSHSNVHSSTIHFQKVDNFRDVAGNLQPYQNNRGETLQQGRLYRANALLLSPEEAEKLASLNITHIYDLRTPGEIALHPDSEIPGATWHNINLLGWDDIEPVRVGFTQKPEITIAGAEEIYLNFVNDPITRAQIGTLLTSIAQNEGNQLFHCSGGKDRTGWVSALLQYIAGVPQEIIIADFLASNDYSRDSITQSFNKMANEKGVAAAIAFSPFLGVQDDWLLMAFAEAEKNYGSVDNYLLEGLAITPETKAQLREKLLMP, via the coding sequence ATGAAAACTCACAGCAAGAGACAAGTCCGATGCCATCAGTGGCTAACACTACTGCTACTCCAAACGGCCTTAAGTATCCCACTCTCTCTTCAAGCGGCAGAAAATAGCACAACCCCAAGGGAGGAGATAATGCAGAAACAAGATTCCCATTCAAATGTTCATTCAAGCACTATCCATTTTCAAAAGGTGGATAATTTTCGTGATGTTGCTGGCAATCTTCAGCCTTATCAAAATAATCGTGGTGAAACACTCCAACAGGGGCGACTCTATCGCGCCAATGCCCTTCTTCTCTCCCCGGAAGAAGCAGAAAAATTGGCCTCACTCAATATCACCCATATCTATGATCTTCGCACACCCGGCGAGATTGCCCTCCATCCCGATAGCGAGATTCCCGGCGCAACATGGCACAATATCAATCTATTAGGGTGGGATGATATCGAGCCTGTCCGTGTAGGCTTTACCCAAAAACCAGAGATCACAATTGCCGGCGCTGAAGAGATCTATCTTAACTTTGTGAATGATCCAATAACACGCGCACAGATCGGTACGCTCTTAACATCAATTGCCCAAAATGAGGGGAATCAGCTCTTTCACTGCTCCGGCGGTAAGGATCGCACCGGTTGGGTTTCTGCCCTCTTACAATATATTGCCGGCGTTCCGCAAGAGATTATTATCGCAGATTTTCTCGCATCGAATGATTACTCCCGTGACTCTATCACCCAAAGTTTCAATAAGATGGCAAATGAAAAGGGCGTTGCCGCTGCGATCGCCTTCTCCCCATTCTTAGGCGTTCAAGATGATTGGCTCTTAATGGCCTTCGCGGAAGCGGAGAAAAATTATGGCTCTGTTGATAACTACCTGCTCGAAGGTTTAGCGATTACACCGGAGACAAAAGCACAGTTGAGAGAGAAACTCTTAATGCCGTAG
- the modA gene encoding molybdate ABC transporter substrate-binding protein yields the protein MNLLKRALSITLLTLFSTTAFAAGSIFVYSGAGLKKPMEEIATIFEKEHDTTVEFNFAGSGQLLAQLETTRKGDAFIVGSDATYLVAHQKGLVGEAYAIAHHTPAIVVLKGNPKGIEVLEDLAKPGMKLILGDAKANAIGKTAQNILKKNQLEKINENVVSTANTINEMVMQMALGNADATIATVDAVFMNDNVEVIMIDPAQNIDQIVTGAVVTSSKEPQLAKAFMDLAASEEGKEIFAKYGFAPVNEAPVEEMPVDEAPVELIIELNQP from the coding sequence ATGAATCTACTTAAGCGTGCACTCTCTATTACACTTCTCACCCTCTTTAGCACCACTGCTTTTGCCGCAGGGTCGATCTTTGTCTACTCCGGCGCTGGCTTAAAAAAGCCGATGGAAGAGATCGCCACTATTTTTGAAAAAGAGCATGATACGACCGTTGAATTTAACTTTGCCGGCTCAGGACAGCTCTTAGCACAACTTGAAACAACACGTAAAGGGGATGCTTTTATTGTCGGTTCAGATGCGACCTATCTCGTTGCACATCAAAAAGGTTTAGTGGGAGAAGCTTACGCCATCGCCCATCACACGCCGGCAATTGTGGTCCTGAAAGGCAATCCGAAAGGAATTGAGGTATTAGAAGATCTCGCTAAGCCTGGAATGAAGCTTATTTTAGGGGACGCTAAAGCGAATGCGATCGGTAAAACAGCGCAAAATATCTTAAAGAAAAATCAGCTTGAGAAGATCAATGAGAATGTTGTCTCTACGGCAAATACCATCAATGAGATGGTAATGCAGATGGCACTTGGTAACGCCGATGCGACAATCGCGACTGTTGATGCTGTCTTTATGAATGATAATGTTGAGGTGATTATGATCGATCCGGCACAAAACATCGATCAAATCGTCACTGGCGCCGTCGTCACATCGAGTAAAGAACCACAATTAGCAAAAGCCTTTATGGATCTTGCAGCATCAGAAGAGGGGAAAGAGATCTTTGCAAAATATGGCTTTGCGCCCGTCAATGAGGCGCCAGTAGAAGAGATGCCTGTAGATGAAGCGCCTGTTGAGTTAATCATCGAACTTAATCAGCCTTAA
- a CDS encoding ABC transporter permease has protein sequence MKQLIFYLIVALITLFIAAPLFMLVKEGFLQLPTALKSREVQFAIQLSLMTSIISTLICLLLAGPVAYFLSRSSLRHFLMPILYLPLALPHIVSGVALLLFFGFMGIGTWLDEWFNLSFIFTKEGIILAQVFVNLPFAIRLIVLGLANLNEKQLFVERTLGASRWQCFRYVTLPLLKPTLLSVIVLTWSRALGEFGAVMMVAGSTRLKTEILPTSIMLNISTGDLDLALAIALILMLISLLCSTIFEYLLKSKYVHH, from the coding sequence GTGAAACAACTGATCTTCTACCTTATCGTTGCACTTATCACCCTCTTTATCGCAGCACCTCTTTTTATGCTCGTTAAAGAGGGTTTTCTGCAATTACCAACCGCCTTAAAATCGCGTGAAGTACAATTTGCCATTCAGCTAAGCCTGATGACATCGATCATCTCGACACTCATCTGTCTACTTCTTGCCGGTCCTGTTGCTTACTTTCTCTCTCGCTCCTCGCTCCGGCACTTCTTAATGCCGATTCTCTATCTGCCACTCGCCCTTCCCCATATTGTCTCCGGCGTAGCATTACTTCTCTTTTTTGGTTTTATGGGAATTGGAACATGGCTCGATGAATGGTTTAATCTCTCCTTTATCTTCACCAAAGAGGGGATTATTTTAGCGCAAGTTTTTGTTAACCTCCCTTTTGCCATTCGCCTCATTGTTTTAGGTTTAGCCAATTTGAATGAGAAGCAGCTCTTTGTCGAAAGAACTTTGGGCGCATCAAGGTGGCAATGTTTTCGTTACGTCACACTTCCGCTATTAAAACCGACACTTCTCTCGGTCATTGTTCTCACTTGGTCTCGGGCATTAGGGGAATTTGGCGCTGTGATGATGGTTGCCGGCTCGACGCGCCTAAAAACAGAGATTCTTCCCACCTCGATTATGCTCAATATCTCCACCGGTGATCTCGACCTTGCGCTTGCCATTGCCCTGATCTTGATGCTCATCTCCCTACTCTGTTCTACTATTTTTGAGTACCTTTTAAAATCGAAATATGTTCACCATTGA
- a CDS encoding ABC transporter ATP-binding protein, whose translation MFTIDHLQLTLSQFALQDISLTLKKGDYCIILGRSGSGKTLLLESIAGRYPQAKGEIIFNQQRIDRLPPEERNIGFVYQHYELFAHLSVWDNIAFPLKMRGESPQSCKKMIDEILTLLGITYLKNHGVATLSGGEKQRVALARALIAEPNILLLDEPTSALDYVTRHEMRDVLKMIHQRYAPIILHVTHDISEALALATHIGIMKKGELKHYLPTDQLNRENAKRELFEILR comes from the coding sequence ATGTTCACCATTGATCATCTACAGCTAACACTCTCCCAATTTGCGCTTCAAGATATCTCGCTGACGCTTAAAAAAGGAGATTACTGCATTATTCTCGGACGCTCTGGCTCTGGAAAGACACTACTATTGGAATCGATCGCCGGCCGTTATCCACAAGCAAAAGGAGAGATCATCTTCAATCAACAACGTATCGACCGACTACCACCGGAAGAACGGAATATCGGCTTTGTCTATCAACATTATGAACTTTTTGCCCATCTCTCTGTGTGGGATAATATCGCTTTTCCGCTAAAGATGCGGGGTGAATCACCACAGAGCTGCAAAAAAATGATCGATGAGATCTTAACGCTCTTAGGAATTACCTATCTCAAAAATCATGGTGTTGCGACATTAAGTGGCGGCGAAAAACAGCGAGTCGCCCTCGCAAGAGCCTTAATCGCCGAGCCCAATATTCTACTGCTCGACGAACCCACCAGCGCACTCGATTATGTAACGCGCCATGAGATGCGTGATGTCCTAAAGATGATCCATCAACGATACGCACCCATCATCCTCCACGTCACCCACGACATTAGCGAAGCCCTCGCACTCGCCACCCATATCGGTATTATGAAAAAAGGAGAACTCAAACATTATCTCCCGACCGATCAACTCAATAGGGAGAATGCTAAGCGGGAGTTGTTTGAGATTTTGAGGTAG
- a CDS encoding competence protein CoiA family protein — MAKYLFGEEESGAIISVYDLLEKPQVQWGVIYCIGCGTRLIPKVKGEVMQPHFAHKVQQECSQESYLHQLGKRLFLEQYREALAHNTPFYIDISYANRCRKYDHLNIMPAKDCQLGSTVKRFDLTTYYQEIILEQRDGDFIPDLLLRSQKNPQEKIYIEIAVTSFLSEKKAHSGNRVIEIRLDSDADLKSISARHITADDALLIGFDQAESPIVDSECRCAFKTYFVFYLFPTGKAILKEKSLAAIAYDLRSKAIIHHKVLLPFDRNNADLEMGLLDSPLTKRDFFIGELTKAFEHGFKVRNCFLCRYHGVNLYGSGVYCRAKRMECSSNFAAECSWFRVP, encoded by the coding sequence ATGGCAAAGTATCTCTTTGGAGAAGAGGAATCGGGAGCGATTATTTCGGTTTATGATCTGTTAGAAAAGCCACAAGTGCAGTGGGGAGTGATTTATTGTATCGGTTGTGGCACGCGCTTAATTCCTAAGGTGAAGGGGGAGGTGATGCAGCCCCATTTTGCTCATAAAGTTCAGCAGGAGTGCTCTCAGGAGAGCTATCTTCATCAGTTGGGAAAGCGCCTCTTTTTAGAGCAGTATCGGGAGGCTTTAGCTCATAATACCCCCTTCTATATCGATATCTCCTACGCTAATCGGTGCCGTAAATATGATCATCTCAATATAATGCCGGCGAAAGATTGTCAGTTAGGATCAACGGTGAAGAGATTCGATCTTACCACCTACTATCAGGAGATCATCTTAGAGCAGAGGGATGGAGATTTTATTCCCGATCTTCTCTTAAGAAGTCAGAAAAATCCCCAAGAGAAGATTTATATTGAGATTGCCGTCACTAGCTTTTTAAGTGAGAAAAAGGCTCACTCGGGAAATAGAGTAATTGAGATCCGCTTAGATTCAGATGCCGATCTTAAGTCGATTAGCGCACGCCATATCACCGCCGATGATGCGCTCTTGATCGGGTTTGATCAGGCTGAGTCGCCAATTGTGGATTCAGAGTGCCGCTGCGCCTTTAAGACCTATTTTGTCTTCTATCTCTTTCCTACTGGAAAGGCGATCTTAAAGGAGAAGAGCTTAGCTGCTATCGCTTATGATCTGCGCTCAAAAGCGATTATTCACCATAAGGTGCTATTACCATTTGATCGGAACAACGCCGATCTTGAGATGGGACTATTAGACTCCCCTTTAACTAAGAGGGACTTCTTTATTGGGGAGCTCACTAAAGCCTTTGAGCACGGCTTTAAGGTGCGAAATTGCTTTCTATGTCGCTACCATGGCGTTAATCTCTATGGCAGTGGGGTCTACTGCCGAGCGAAACGAATGGAGTGTTCATCCAATTTTGCCGCAGAGTGTAGCTGGTTTCGAGTCCCTTAA